From the genome of Thermodesulfatator atlanticus DSM 21156:
TACAGCTTGCTTCTAAAATATCGTGCGACACACCCACTGTGCCCCAGCGGTCTTCTCTGTCTCGCGAAAAAATAAGCACCCTTACCATGGCCCCGGTACCAGGGCAGCCTGGAAGGACCCTTACTTTGTAGTCCTCAAGGCTCATCTCTTTAAGTTGAGGGTAAAAGCGCTCAAGGGCTTTGCGAATGGCATTGTCAAGGGCATTTACCGGGCCGTTTCCAGAAGCCGCAGTATGTTCAACCTCTCCCACCCCAGGAGGAACCCGTACCATTACGGTAGCTTCAACCAGAGGATACCCCTCTTCGGGATTTTGCATATCAAAGACCCGGTAGCCCAAAAGCTCGAAATACTGCTTGGGCTCGCCAATTAAGCGATACATCAAAAGCTCAAGGGAGGCTTCTGCTGCTTCAAACTGATATCCCTCAGCCTCGCGCTTTTTAACTTCTTCTACAATCTTCGCCACCATGGGATCGTTTTCGGCAAGTTTGATGCCGAATTGTTTGGCCTTATAAAGGATGTTGCTGCGCCCAGAAAGATCAGACACAAGCACTCGTCTGATGTTTCCAACAAGTTCTGGTTCGATGTGTTCGTAAGTGCGGGGATGACGCATAACCGCAGAGACGTGTACCCCGCCTTTATGCGCAAAGGCACTGCGCCCAACATAGGGCAAATAGCGTGGATGCGGTATATTGGCTATTTCGCAAATGTAGCGTGAGACCTCGGTCAGTTTGTGTAAATGTTTTTTGGCCTCGGCCTCATAGCCCATCTTAAGCAAAAGATTGGGCATAATAGAACAAAGATTGGCATTACCGCAGCGTTCCCCAAAGCCATTAATAGTGCCCTGGACTTGAACGGCACCTTCAAGCACAGCCATAAGGGAATTGGCCACCGCACATTCAGAATCGTTGTGGGCATGAATACCCAGGGTAACACCTTTTCCCAGGCGTTTTTTCACTTCACGAATTATTTCGACTATTTCGTGGGGAAGGGTGCCGCCGTTAGTATCACAAAGCACCAGGACATCCGCCCCTGCCGAAGCGGCACGTTTTAAGGTCTCGCAAGCATAGTCTTTGTCAGCCTTAAAGCCGTCAAAAAAATGCTCTGCATCGTAGAATAGTTTTTCACAGTGAGGCTTGAGATAGGCCACTGAGGCCTCGATAATCTCAAGATTTCTCTCAAGGGTGGTCTTAAGGGCTTCTTTTACGTGGATGTCCCAGCTTTTGCCAAAAATAGTAACAACTGGTGTCTTGGCCTCGATAAGGGCGCGCAGATTTGGATCTTCTTCGGGGGTTTTGCGTGGATGATGGGTGCTGCCAAAAGCCGCAATGCGTGCGTGCTTGAACTTGAGGTCCCTTACCTCGCGAAAGAAACGCGCATCTTTAGGGTTTGAGCCTGGCCAGCCACCTTCGATGTAATCAATGCCAAGCTCGTCGAGTTTTTGGGCCACACGCAACTTGTCTTCCACAGAAAGGTTAAAGTCCTCAGCCTGGGTGCCGTCACGTAAAGTGGTATCATAAAATTCTATGTTTTTAGCCATAAAAAACTCCTAGCCTTCTTGTTCTGGCTCCCGATCAAGCCCAAAGGCCTCATGCAGCGCCCTTACGGCTAGTTCAGTGTATTTTTCATCTATCACACAGGAAATTTTTATTTCCGAAGTAGAAATCATGTGAATATTGATGCCGTGATTTGCTAGGACGTTAAACATCTTGGCGGCAACCCCTGGATGAGCACGCATACCAGCACCCACAATGGAAACCTTGGCAATGTCTTCAGCGCCTTCTATTTTTTCAATACCGATCTCAGATGATAATTTTTCTACCAGTCGCAAGGTGTTTTTATAATCAGTCTTGGGCACGGTGAAGGTCATATCTGCACGTCCGTCAGGGCGGCCTGTCTGGATAATCATATCAACCACAATACCGGCATCAGCAATAGGCCCAAATATTTTGGCCGCAACACCGGGTTTATCCGGCACCCCGTAAAGGGAAATACGGGCCTCGTTACGATTATAAGTAACCCCTGACACCAAAACTTTTTCCATGCTTTCGTCCTCCTCCACTACCATTGTACCCGGCTCATCAGAAAAACTAGAACGCACGTGAACCGGCACTTTATAAATTTTGGCAAACTCCACAGAGCGAATCTCAAGGACCTTGGCGCCCATGCTTGCCAGCTCAAGCATCTCATCGTAGGAAATCTTAGCAATCTTTCTGGCCTTAGGCACAATGCGCGGATCCGCCGTGTAAACCCCGTCTACGTCGGTAAAAATCTCGCAAACATCAGCCCCAAGTGCTGCAGCAATAGCCACCGCGGTAGTATCAGAACCGCCACGTCCCAAAGTAGTGATGTCACCGTTTTCAGTTATCCCCTGAAACCCGGCAATGATGAGCACGTGGCCTTTTTTAAGTTCTTCGCGCATACGCTCGGTGGCAATGTCGCGAATACGGGCCTTGCCAAAAAGCTCGTCTGTTTTAATCGGAATCTGAAAGGCCAGAAGGGCCTTGGCAGGATAACCCATGGCATTTAAAGCCATGGCCAGAAGTGATGAAGACACCTGCTCTCCTGTGGCCACGAGCATATCAAGCTCACGTGGAGAGGGCTCTTCCACAAGCTCATGGGCAAGCTGAAGAAGACGATCCGTCTCCCCTGCCATAGCCGAGACCACGACCACCACATCATGGCCTTCATCGCGATATTTAGCAATGCGCCGGGCGACATTTCTTATACGTTCAAGGTCTCCTACGGATGTGCCACCGTACTTCTGAACTACCAGCATGAATTAATCCTCCTCCTTTTTGCCACGCCAAATTGGATCTTCCCCAAAGTGTAAAAACCACCATTCTTCAGCATCCGCCCCGCGATCGTTGGGGCGGAGCTCTATGCGATAGTGTTCACAATATTCCATCAAAAGCTGATAGGCCTCGTTTAAACGTTGCATGGTCTTTACATCGCCCTGATGGTCTGGATGGAGCTTTGCGGCAAGGTTGCGATACCTTGCGCGGATTTCAGCCCTGCTGGTCTGCAAAGGCAGGCCTAAAAGTTTCCGCGCTTCTTCTATTTTTTGCCATTTCTCCCGTGGCATAATAAACTCCGTTTTCGAGAATTTAACGTATTTTGCAAAGCTTAACCAGAGACAAAGAAACTAAAGGAGTAAGTATGCGGGTAGGATTTGGCTACGACGTGCATCGTTTTGCTCCAGAGCGCAAGCTTATCCTTTGCGGGGTAGAAATACCCTACGAGCTAGGACTCCTTGGCCACTCAGACGCCGATGTGGCCACCCACGCGTTGATAGACGCCCTTCTCGGCGCGGCAGGGCTTGGAGATATTGGCGAACACTTTCCAGACTCAGACAAACGCTATGCAGGCATCTCAAGCCTTGAGCTCCTTTCAGAAACCAT
Proteins encoded in this window:
- the cimA gene encoding citramalate synthase; this encodes MAKNIEFYDTTLRDGTQAEDFNLSVEDKLRVAQKLDELGIDYIEGGWPGSNPKDARFFREVRDLKFKHARIAAFGSTHHPRKTPEEDPNLRALIEAKTPVVTIFGKSWDIHVKEALKTTLERNLEIIEASVAYLKPHCEKLFYDAEHFFDGFKADKDYACETLKRAASAGADVLVLCDTNGGTLPHEIVEIIREVKKRLGKGVTLGIHAHNDSECAVANSLMAVLEGAVQVQGTINGFGERCGNANLCSIMPNLLLKMGYEAEAKKHLHKLTEVSRYICEIANIPHPRYLPYVGRSAFAHKGGVHVSAVMRHPRTYEHIEPELVGNIRRVLVSDLSGRSNILYKAKQFGIKLAENDPMVAKIVEEVKKREAEGYQFEAAEASLELLMYRLIGEPKQYFELLGYRVFDMQNPEEGYPLVEATVMVRVPPGVGEVEHTAASGNGPVNALDNAIRKALERFYPQLKEMSLEDYKVRVLPGCPGTGAMVRVLIFSRDREDRWGTVGVSHDILEASCKALVDSLTYKLFKDRHKKT
- the ispF gene encoding 2-C-methyl-D-erythritol 2,4-cyclodiphosphate synthase codes for the protein MRVGFGYDVHRFAPERKLILCGVEIPYELGLLGHSDADVATHALIDALLGAAGLGDIGEHFPDSDKRYAGISSLELLSETMKKLAQKGFRLVNADLTIVAERPKIGPYRDKMRKTLASVLKCPEEAINIKGKTTEKMGFTGRKEGIAAYAVVLITHD
- a CDS encoding aspartate kinase, producing MLVVQKYGGTSVGDLERIRNVARRIAKYRDEGHDVVVVVSAMAGETDRLLQLAHELVEEPSPRELDMLVATGEQVSSSLLAMALNAMGYPAKALLAFQIPIKTDELFGKARIRDIATERMREELKKGHVLIIAGFQGITENGDITTLGRGGSDTTAVAIAAALGADVCEIFTDVDGVYTADPRIVPKARKIAKISYDEMLELASMGAKVLEIRSVEFAKIYKVPVHVRSSFSDEPGTMVVEEDESMEKVLVSGVTYNRNEARISLYGVPDKPGVAAKIFGPIADAGIVVDMIIQTGRPDGRADMTFTVPKTDYKNTLRLVEKLSSEIGIEKIEGAEDIAKVSIVGAGMRAHPGVAAKMFNVLANHGINIHMISTSEIKISCVIDEKYTELAVRALHEAFGLDREPEQEG
- a CDS encoding J domain-containing protein, which gives rise to MPREKWQKIEEARKLLGLPLQTSRAEIRARYRNLAAKLHPDHQGDVKTMQRLNEAYQLLMEYCEHYRIELRPNDRGADAEEWWFLHFGEDPIWRGKKEED